A window from Athalia rosae chromosome 5, iyAthRosa1.1, whole genome shotgun sequence encodes these proteins:
- the LOC105690207 gene encoding uncharacterized protein LOC105690207 isoform X3, protein MGLATVSAFLALMAMQFSLLRAHREHKVHNIVLYPDKHSWCKTTPIKQVVTWPKCSSQELDNNVCVGACFSYMVPHSEPSAPGDLIRPYCDSCQPLDSIWHTVTLDCKDEDGKPTTMQKKVQIITNCSCGPCTETSRIRPDYNTLLQSLADENLDQNVNVVEEEPDLLLNPNINASKINPTDTIVAQENFVQLIHELKSTDVPDESKSKAKELVEKLTTNELDLEKLKEMLEKYEEEAEQKHKPHHGGLLHIGPHHSLVLDSDVKEKIDVEPHHLHPAVAGQEISYHDNVLVEKDKKKDF, encoded by the exons ATGGGTCTGGCGACGGTGTCGGCCTTCCTGGCCCTCATGGCGATGCAATTTTCGCTTCTACGAGCCCATCGAGAACATAAG gTGCACAACATAGTACTCTATCCGGACAAGCACAGCTGGTGCAAGACGACCCCCATCAAACAAGTGGTGACCTGGCCGAAATGTTCGTCTCAGGAATTGGATAACAACGTGTGCGTTGGCGCATGCTTTTCTTACATGGTACCTCACAGCGAACCTTCGGCACCCGGTGACCTCATAAGACCCTACTGCGATTCGTGCCAACCGTTGGACAGCATCTGGCACACG GTGACGTTGGATTGCAAGGACGAGGACGGGAAGCCTACGACGATGCAGAAGAAGGTTCAGATAATAACGAATTGTTCGTGCGGTCCCTGCACGGAGACGTCTAGGATCAGACCGGACTACAACACGCTGCTACAGTCGTTGGCCGACGAAAATTTGGATCAAAACGTGAACGTGGTCGAGGAGGAACCGGATTTATTGTTGAACCCGAACATAAACGCGTCAAAGATAAACCCGACCGACACTATAGTTGCGcaagaaaatttcgttcaattgaTACACGAGTTGAAGAGTACGGACGTACCGGACGAGTCGAAATCGAAGGCTAAGGAACTGGTGGAAAAGCTCACCACCAACGAACTTGATCTGGAAAAACTGAAGGAAATGTTAGAGAAGTACGAGGAAGAGGCGGAACAAAAGCACAAGCCGCATCACGGCGGCCTGCTGCACATCGGACCGCATCATTCGCTCGTATTGGATTCggatgtgaaagaaaaaattgacgtcGAACCTCATCATCTTCATCCGGCGGTCGCTGGCCAGGAGATCAGCTATCACGACAACGTGCTCGttgaaaaggataaaaaaaaggacttTTAA